Part of the Terriglobales bacterium genome, CCGCTGGACGCGATCACCGGGTCGGTGCGTGGCGATACCACGACATCGAATCCCAGTTCCTGCATGTACGCGCACCAGAAGGGAAACTTGTCGAAGAAAAACATGGTGCGGGGGATGCCGACTTTCCGGCGATGTCCGGCCGCCGGCTTCAGCACCTGCTCAAGAACCCTATCGCGATACTCGACCAGGTCTTCGATCACCGGCTTGCGGTCGGTGCGGGCGCGCTTGCGGAACTTGTCGGAACACTTGTCGCCCCAGTAGCTGCGCTGGCCCTCGACGTTGAATTCCTTGATGTCGCAGAAATTGGAGCAAGCCTTGCAGACGAATTCGCGCGTTTTGTAGTCCACGCGGTCCAGATGGTAGCCGCGGAACTTGCTGGGCGGATGGCCGCGTTGTTGCATCACCGCTTGCGCGATCAGGGCCATGCCGATGGCTCCGATTACACCATTGTGCGGCGGCACGATGATGCGCTTGCCCAGGATCTGGGAAAAGGCGGCGGCGACGGCGTCGTTATAGGCGGTGCCGCCCTGAAAGAAGATGACGTCGCCGATCTTTCGTCCGCGCACCACCCGGTTCAGGTAATTGAGCGCCACCGAGTACGCCAGCCCGGCCGCCAGGTCGCCGACTTCCGCGCCCTTCAAGAGCAGGCTGGTAACGTCGCGCTCCATAAAGACGGTGCAGCGCTCGCCCAGGCGCGCGGGTTTTTGCGAGGCCAGCGCCATCTGCGCAAATTCGCCCTTGATCGAAATTCCAAGCTTTTCCGCCTGCTCTTCGAGGAACGATCCGGTTCCGGCGGCGCAGGCTTCGTTCATGGTGAAGTCCACGACCACGCCGTCGTCGATGCGGATGAACTTGGAATCCTGGCCGCCGATCTCGAAGATGGTGTCCACGCGATCCATTCCGAGCCGGTCGGAGACATGCATTGCGCCGGTCTTGTGCGCGGTGATTTCGTCGTTGACCGTATCGGCGCCCACAAGTTCGCCGATCAATTCGCGGCCCGAGCCGGTGGTGCCCACTCCGAGGACGTTGAGGCGGTCGCCGAGCGCCTGCTCGATCTCCGCCAATCCGGCGTTGACAACCTCGATGGGGCGTCCCTGCGTGCGCAGGTAAATTTCGTACAGCAGATTGCCGCCATTGTCGATCGCGACCAGGTTGGTGCTGACGGAGCCGATATCGATGCCGAGATAGGCGTCGATCTTTCCCGTCGCGGGCGTGGCCACGTCCGCCACGTGGTCGCGAAGCAGCAGCACGTTGTTCATGGACAGCCGTTCCGAGCCTGCGAAGACCTGTTTCCCGGTGTGCTGGCGCAGCTGATGGATGCGCTTGAAGGAACGCTTGCGCATCTCGGCGGTCTCGAAGATCGCCGCCCCCAACGCTCCCAGCCAGCAGTAGTGCTCGGGAACGATAAAATCCTGGTCGCTGAGCTGGAAGGCGTCGCGCATGGCGTTGCGCACGCCGGCATTGAGAGCGACGCCACCCACGAACGCTACCGGCGGCATGACCTGCTTGCCCTTCACGATCGCCGACTTGAAGTTGCGCGCTACCGCGTCGCACAAGCCGCGGAGAATCTGGTCTGTGGTGTAGCCCTTTTGCTGGGCGTGGATCATGTCGGACTTGGCGAATACCGAACAGCGTCCGGCGACGCGCGCCGCGCAACTTGCGGCGCAAGCGGCCGGGCCCACCTCTTCCACCGTGTAAAGAAGACGCGAGGCCTGCTGGTCAATGAACGATCCGGTGCCGGCGGCGCAATCGCCGCTGGACTGGTAGTCCACGATGCCGAGGTACTTGGATTGCTCGTTGGGCTCCAGCCGGATGTACTTCGAGGTTTCGCCGCCCATCTCGAAGACGGTGCGCACCGCGGGATAGAACTCGCGAACACCCTTGGCGACGGCGCGGAATTCATTCTCGAAATAAATACCGAGTAGCTTGGCGATCATCTCGCTGCCGGAGCCGGTGACCCGGATGCCTTCCACGTTCTCTTCCGGCACGTGCTCGTAGAACTCTTTCAACAGGTCGAAGGTGGACTGCATGGGGCTGCCCTGGATGCGACGGTAGCGCGAGAGCACCAGCGGGCGGCCGGCGAGAGCGGCAGCGGCAGGGAACTCGGCGGGGAAAAATCCGTCAGGATTTTTCGCAGTGAGGCGCTCGAACCGCCCGGCGTCGCCCGTGGAGCCGATGGCGGCCAGTTTCAGGCTGACGGCGCCGATATCCAGTCCGATGTTGATAGACATGCAGAATAAGGAGTTAAGCAGCGTGTGTATCAATGGTCTGTGACCCTGCTCACGTGGGGGTGTGAGGAGGCGTCACAAGGCAAGCGAAAAACGGGAGCCAACCGGAACCAGCCTGCAGCGAACGGGCAAATCGGGGGGCGAACGGAAATGGGCAGCCGGCCGAAAAAAATGTCCGAAAGACCTATTTCCGACCGTCGAAGGCGTGCGGATCAAGAAAAGATCCGTGAAGATCCCCGTGAATCCGCGGTCTGGCTTTTCCCACCATCAAAACGAGGCAATGAGTCGCTTGCCGATGTTTTCAGAAGAATCGGAAGCGCGCGCTCTTGCGAACCGGCAGCAGGGGCGAGGTGCGTTCGCTGCAAGCCGGACACAAGCCGCTCTCTTTGAGGTCAATCCACTCCACCGCGTGAGAAGCGGCCATGGCGCAGCGGTAATCGGCGCAATGGCGAAGTTCGAGAGTGTGTCCGAGTTCGTGAACCGCCTCTTTCAGCAGGCGATCGCGTTCCAGGTCTTCATCGGCCGGAAGCCCGTAAAAACTTTGGCGTAGACGATGGGTGGAGACGACGGCGGCGGGTCCGGCCATTTGCGCCTCGCCGAAGACGAAGGTGAGGATGGGAATGTAGAGGTCGTCGGCGGTGACGCCGAGCATGCGCCAGCACTCCGGGCCGAGATAATTGTGCATGCGGACGAGCAATTCGCTGGAGTGAAACTGGCGGCGCTCGGCGTGGTAGGCGAACTGGGGATCGAGGCGCGGCTGCAGGATGTCCCAGGGAACGTGAAACTGCTGCGCGATCAGCGGACCCACCCGCTCGAGCGCACGCAGATCGATGTCGCCGATGGGGAGCAACTGCAGCAGCTTCATTTGTCGGCGCCGACGGCGGCCCCGTTCCTGCTCCAGCCGTATTTTTTCAGCTTGTTGTGCAGGGTAACGCGGTCGATGTCGAGGACCTCGGCGGTGCGTGTCTGGTTGCCGCCGCATTCCTCCAGCACGCGCAGGATGTGTGCTTTTTCGATGTCGTCGAGGGTTTTGCCCTCGGCTTCGCCGGAGGCGCGCGGCTTGAGGATGAAATCGGACTCGCGCAATTCAGGCTCCTGCGCTACCACCATGGCGCGCTCCACCGCATTCTCCAGTTCGCGCACGTTGCCGGGCCAGGCGTACTGCTGGAGCTGGTACATGGCTGAGGGAGCGACGCGGGTGATGCGCTTGTTCATGGCGAGAGCGAACTTGCGCAGAAAATGCTCGACCAGCAGCGGAATGTCCTCCTTGCGGTCGCGCAGGGGAGGAAGCTCGATGCGAAAGACGTTGAGCCGGTAAAAAAGGTCGGGGCGGAAGCGGCCTTCGTCGATGAGCTTCTCGAGGTCCTTGTTGGTGGCGGCGACGCAGCGGAAATCGACCTTGATGGGCTGGTTGCCGCCAACGCGAACGATCTCGCGCTCCTGCAGAACGCGCAGCAGGTCGGTCTGGGTCTTCAGGGAAATATCGCCGATTTCATCGAGAAAAACGGTGCCGCCCTCGGCGATCTCGAATTTGCCTTTCTTGCGGTACTGCGCCCCGGTGAAGGCGCCTTTCTCGTGGCCAAACAGTTCGCTCTCCAGCAGGGTTTCGGTCAAGGCGCCGCAGTGAATGGCGACCAGCGGCT contains:
- a CDS encoding acyl-CoA dehydratase activase, with the translated sequence MSINIGLDIGAVSLKLAAIGSTGDAGRFERLTAKNPDGFFPAEFPAAAALAGRPLVLSRYRRIQGSPMQSTFDLLKEFYEHVPEENVEGIRVTGSGSEMIAKLLGIYFENEFRAVAKGVREFYPAVRTVFEMGGETSKYIRLEPNEQSKYLGIVDYQSSGDCAAGTGSFIDQQASRLLYTVEEVGPAACAASCAARVAGRCSVFAKSDMIHAQQKGYTTDQILRGLCDAVARNFKSAIVKGKQVMPPVAFVGGVALNAGVRNAMRDAFQLSDQDFIVPEHYCWLGALGAAIFETAEMRKRSFKRIHQLRQHTGKQVFAGSERLSMNNVLLLRDHVADVATPATGKIDAYLGIDIGSVSTNLVAIDNGGNLLYEIYLRTQGRPIEVVNAGLAEIEQALGDRLNVLGVGTTGSGRELIGELVGADTVNDEITAHKTGAMHVSDRLGMDRVDTIFEIGGQDSKFIRIDDGVVVDFTMNEACAAGTGSFLEEQAEKLGISIKGEFAQMALASQKPARLGERCTVFMERDVTSLLLKGAEVGDLAAGLAYSVALNYLNRVVRGRKIGDVIFFQGGTAYNDAVAAAFSQILGKRIIVPPHNGVIGAIGMALIAQAVMQQRGHPPSKFRGYHLDRVDYKTREFVCKACSNFCDIKEFNVEGQRSYWGDKCSDKFRKRARTDRKPVIEDLVEYRDRVLEQVLKPAAGHRRKVGIPRTMFFFDKFPFWCAYMQELGFDVVVSPRTDPVIASSGDELAIAQPCFPVKVAHGHVRKLLESGVDYILLPNALNEYTVQPNEESHLCPWNQTLPFVVRAVPQMEAASAKFLAPTVNFRYGRRHVEQELAEFAKALNISRRMSDRAVTAAYAAQGAFTDQLLEAGAQALDAVERSGEPALVLVGRAYNLYDRSINCDIPRKLRAQYGANVIPMDFLPLEQEDIREVNPNMYWNSGRRILAAARITKHRRNLHVVYISNFKCGPDSYIKSFMSEAAGKPGLVLQFDGHSNDAGFITRCEAYLDSKGFLRCSATAT
- a CDS encoding archaemetzincin family Zn-dependent metalloprotease, yielding MKLLQLLPIGDIDLRALERVGPLIAQQFHVPWDILQPRLDPQFAYHAERRQFHSSELLVRMHNYLGPECWRMLGVTADDLYIPILTFVFGEAQMAGPAAVVSTHRLRQSFYGLPADEDLERDRLLKEAVHELGHTLELRHCADYRCAMAASHAVEWIDLKESGLCPACSERTSPLLPVRKSARFRFF
- a CDS encoding sigma-54 dependent transcriptional regulator, yielding MNSSKGKLLIVDDELSVRDSLAKWFREEGYEMGTAENAQEALARLGEGKWDLALVDIKMRGTDGIELQRRMREIDPEMIVIIMTGYASVETAVAALKNGAYDYVTKPLDPDDIAHQVQKALSHRKVQQENVRLRETVAEVQRPPDLVGQGKAMQKVFDAIETVAATDATVLITGESGTGKEIVARAVHAGSPRKFQPLVAIHCGALTETLLESELFGHEKGAFTGAQYRKKGKFEIAEGGTVFLDEIGDISLKTQTDLLRVLQEREIVRVGGNQPIKVDFRCVAATNKDLEKLIDEGRFRPDLFYRLNVFRIELPPLRDRKEDIPLLVEHFLRKFALAMNKRITRVAPSAMYQLQQYAWPGNVRELENAVERAMVVAQEPELRESDFILKPRASGEAEGKTLDDIEKAHILRVLEECGGNQTRTAEVLDIDRVTLHNKLKKYGWSRNGAAVGADK